A stretch of the Bacteroidia bacterium genome encodes the following:
- the gldA gene encoding gliding motility-associated ABC transporter ATP-binding subunit GldA, with protein sequence MSIKVNNISKKYGEQLALNAVSFEINSGEIVGFLGPNGAGKSTMMKIITCFIPQTTGDASVCGFDVSEESMEVRKSVGYLAEHNPLYLDMYVKEYLEFVAGLHKLKNIPQRIAEMIEITGLQIEQKKKIGALSKGYRQRVGLAQALIHDPKVLILDEPTTGLDPNQLAEIRQLIIKIGKEKTVMLSTHIMQEVEAVCSRVIIINKGQIVADKPTEQLQKSPESEQIITVEFDKAPNENFLKNIEGVTNVMQLNGNTWQMTAQTTADIRPLIFQYAVKNNLTVLAMNKEERKLEDVFKELTK encoded by the coding sequence ATGAGTATAAAAGTAAATAATATCAGCAAAAAATACGGAGAACAATTGGCGCTCAATGCTGTTTCATTTGAAATAAATTCGGGAGAAATTGTCGGATTTCTTGGACCAAACGGTGCTGGAAAATCAACAATGATGAAAATCATAACGTGCTTTATTCCGCAAACAACGGGCGATGCAAGTGTTTGCGGATTTGATGTGTCCGAAGAATCCATGGAAGTGCGTAAAAGCGTGGGCTATTTGGCGGAACACAATCCTTTGTATTTGGATATGTATGTGAAAGAATATTTGGAGTTTGTTGCTGGCTTACACAAGCTCAAAAATATACCGCAACGTATCGCTGAAATGATTGAAATTACAGGACTTCAGATAGAACAAAAGAAAAAAATCGGAGCACTTTCCAAAGGATACCGTCAGCGTGTTGGATTAGCGCAAGCACTGATTCACGATCCGAAAGTATTGATTTTAGACGAACCTACAACAGGTTTAGATCCCAATCAATTAGCGGAAATTCGTCAGTTGATTATTAAAATCGGGAAAGAAAAAACGGTAATGCTTTCTACCCATATTATGCAAGAAGTGGAAGCCGTTTGTAGCCGCGTCATTATCATCAATAAAGGACAAATTGTGGCAGACAAGCCAACAGAACAACTTCAAAAATCGCCAGAAAGCGAACAAATTATTACAGTGGAATTTGATAAAGCCCCGAACGAAAATTTCTTAAAAAACATAGAAGGTGTTACTAATGTGATGCAATTAAATGGGAATACTTGGCAAATGACTGCTCAAACTACAGCGGATATTCGACCGCTTATTTTTCAATATGC